The Candidatus Neomarinimicrobiota bacterium nucleotide sequence TATGAATGATTATTTACGCTCATAGGTTACAAAACTGAAGGCATAGGGGTGACCATTTTCCTCAAAATCCTCCCGCTCAACTTCCTCCCATTTCGAGGGGTCAATCTGCGGAAATCGGGTGTCACCTTCGAAATGTTCGTGAATAAGGGTGAGATACATGCGATCGGTTTGCGGCAAGGCTTCCTCGTAGATAGACGAGCCACCGCCGACCATGATTTCATCCGCATCACCCGCTTCATCGAGCGCTGCATCCAGAGAATGGACGACCGTTGCTCCTGGTGCCTCGTAGTCCTGTTGGCGGGTAACTACAATATTTTTTCGGCCCGGGAGCGGCTTTTTTCCCATGGATTCAAAGGTCTTTCGCCCCATAATAATCGGCTTCCCCATGGTAGTCTTTTTGAAGAATTTCAAGTCCGCCGGGAGATGCCACGGCAGATCGTTGCCCTTCCCGATGACTCCATTGTCGCTCATGGCTGCGATAATTGATACCGTCATACGGCCATCGGTGCTTTGATTCCCGGATGATGTTCGTAATTCTTCAGGGCAATATCATCCATGGAAAATTCGTCGATATCCGTAATATCGGGGTTGAGGCTCAAGGTCGGTAACGGTTTCGGCGTTCTGGCGAGCTGGGTTTTTACCTGGTCAAAGTGATTATGATAGATATGCGCATCTGAGAGTGTGTGCACAAATTCGCCGGGCTCCAGAACCGTCACTTGCGCCACCATATGTAACAACAGGGAATAGG carries:
- a CDS encoding dihydrofolate reductase, yielding MTVSIIAAMSDNGVIGKGNDLPWHLPADLKFFKKTTMGKPIIMGRKTFESMGKKPLPGRKNIVVTRQQDYEAPGATVVHSLDAALDEAGDADEIMVGGGSSIYEEALPQTDRMYLTLIHEHFEGDTRFPQIDPSKWEEVEREDFEENGHPYAFSFVTYERK